One Mycolicibacterium crocinum DNA window includes the following coding sequences:
- a CDS encoding SURF1 family cytochrome oxidase biogenesis protein gives MKRLLFLLRPGWIALALVVVAFAYLCFTVLAPWQLGKNTKTSRENNQIASSLNAEPVAVTTLLPHQDSSAPDAQWRRVTATGRYVPSAEVLARLRVVGGAPAFEVLVPFIVDGGPTVLVDRGYVLAVQGSKVPEIAPVPSGPVTITARLRDSETAPADKPPFTEGGFTQLYAIDTAQVGATTGVKVAGSYLQLVENQPGGLGIAELPHLDAGPFLSYGIQWIAFGIVAPIGLGYFVYSEIKARRRENAAATDKASAPVTVEDKLADRYGRRQ, from the coding sequence ATGAAGCGCCTGTTGTTCCTGCTGCGCCCGGGCTGGATCGCCCTGGCGTTGGTGGTCGTGGCCTTCGCCTACCTGTGCTTCACCGTGCTGGCGCCGTGGCAGCTGGGCAAGAACACCAAGACCAGCCGGGAGAACAACCAGATCGCGTCCTCGTTGAATGCCGAGCCGGTGGCGGTGACAACGCTTCTGCCGCATCAGGATTCGTCCGCACCCGACGCGCAGTGGCGGCGCGTGACGGCCACCGGACGCTACGTGCCGTCCGCCGAGGTGCTGGCCCGCTTGCGGGTGGTCGGTGGCGCACCGGCTTTCGAGGTGCTGGTGCCGTTCATCGTCGACGGCGGCCCGACGGTTCTGGTCGACCGGGGATATGTGCTTGCCGTCCAGGGCTCAAAGGTGCCCGAGATCGCGCCGGTGCCATCCGGTCCGGTGACGATCACCGCGCGGCTGCGTGATTCGGAGACCGCGCCCGCGGACAAGCCACCGTTCACAGAGGGCGGCTTCACCCAGCTGTACGCCATCGACACCGCGCAGGTCGGCGCGACCACCGGGGTAAAGGTGGCGGGCTCGTACCTGCAGTTGGTGGAGAACCAGCCCGGTGGCTTGGGTATTGCGGAACTGCCGCACCTGGATGCCGGGCCGTTCCTGTCGTACGGCATCCAGTGGATCGCGTTCGGCATCGTCGCCCCGATCGGGCTGGGCTACTTCGTATATTCGGAGATCAAGGCGCGCCGCCGGGAGAACGCGGCCGCCACAGACAAGGCGTCGGCGCCGGTCACCGTCGAGGACAAGCTCGCCGACCGGTACGGCCGACGGCAGTGA
- a CDS encoding zinc ribbon domain-containing protein, which translates to MKAELAQQRSLLELAELDAEQARLAHRAANLPEQQEYDTANGEQRASADRLAALAIAIEDIDGQVKRLEAEIDGVRQREDRDRNLLDSGTVNPKQLEELQHELDTLQRRQASLEDSLLEVMERREQLAADKSEEQAKAEGLQANLTTAGHNRDEALAEIERVRGERAARREEIVAGLDPGLAQLYERQRAASGAGAARLLGRRCGACRIELDRGELARISAAPEDDVVRCPECQAILLRIDGAFR; encoded by the coding sequence GTGAAAGCTGAACTGGCACAGCAGCGTTCGCTTCTGGAGCTGGCCGAGCTGGATGCCGAACAGGCCCGGCTCGCTCACCGGGCGGCCAACCTGCCCGAACAGCAGGAGTACGACACGGCCAACGGCGAGCAGCGGGCGTCCGCTGACCGGCTGGCCGCGCTGGCCATCGCGATCGAGGACATCGACGGTCAGGTGAAACGGCTCGAAGCCGAGATCGACGGCGTGCGACAGCGCGAAGACCGGGACCGCAATCTCCTCGACTCCGGCACCGTCAACCCAAAACAGTTGGAGGAACTGCAGCACGAACTGGACACGCTGCAGCGCAGGCAGGCAAGCCTGGAGGACTCACTGCTCGAGGTGATGGAACGTCGCGAACAGTTGGCCGCCGACAAATCGGAGGAGCAGGCGAAAGCCGAAGGCTTGCAAGCGAATCTGACCACCGCGGGCCACAACCGCGATGAGGCGCTGGCCGAGATCGAGCGGGTACGCGGCGAGCGCGCGGCCCGCCGAGAGGAGATCGTGGCCGGGTTGGATCCCGGTTTGGCCCAACTTTACGAGCGGCAGCGGGCCGCGTCGGGTGCCGGCGCTGCGCGACTGCTGGGCCGACGGTGTGGCGCCTGCCGCATCGAACTGGATCGCGGTGAGCTGGCCCGGATTTCGGCGGCACCGGAGGACGACGTGGTGCGCTGCCCCGAGTGCCAGGCAATCTTGCTGCGCATTGATGGGGCGTTCCGGTGA
- a CDS encoding Nif3-like dinuclear metal center hexameric protein: protein MSVKLAEVIAVLDAAYPPSLAQSWDSVGLVCGDPDDAIDSVTVAVDATADVAATVGPRGLLLAHHPLLLRGVDTVAASTPKGALIHQLIKAGAALFTAHTNADSANPGVSDALAEVLGLTVDGVLDPISAGGDIDKWVVFVPAADAETVRSALFAAGAGHIGDYSHCSWSVAGTGQFLPLEGAVPAIGTVGSVEQVAEDRIEVVAPARLRAQVLAAMRAAHPYEEPAFDVLSLVALPSGVGIGRIGTLAEPLRFADFVARAATVLPQTTWGVRAAGDPDAPVSRVAVCGGAGDSLLGAAAAAGVDVYLTADLRHHPADEHRRASDVALVDVAHWASEYPWCAQAAALLRAHFGAALPVSVCDLRTDPWNIESVKGTS from the coding sequence ATGAGCGTGAAACTGGCCGAGGTCATCGCCGTGCTCGACGCCGCCTACCCGCCTTCGCTGGCACAGAGCTGGGACTCCGTCGGCCTGGTCTGCGGCGACCCGGACGATGCCATCGACTCGGTGACGGTGGCCGTCGACGCCACCGCCGACGTCGCCGCGACAGTCGGCCCGCGCGGACTGCTGCTGGCGCACCACCCGCTGCTGCTGCGCGGGGTGGACACCGTGGCCGCCAGCACCCCGAAGGGTGCGCTGATCCACCAGTTGATCAAGGCCGGCGCCGCGTTGTTCACCGCCCACACGAATGCCGACTCGGCGAACCCGGGGGTGTCCGACGCGCTCGCGGAGGTCCTCGGCCTGACGGTCGACGGCGTGCTCGACCCGATCAGCGCGGGCGGCGATATCGACAAGTGGGTGGTCTTCGTCCCCGCCGCCGACGCCGAGACCGTCCGCTCCGCGCTATTCGCCGCTGGGGCCGGCCACATCGGCGACTACTCGCACTGCAGTTGGAGCGTCGCGGGCACCGGTCAGTTCCTGCCGCTCGAGGGGGCGGTACCGGCTATCGGAACGGTCGGCTCGGTGGAGCAGGTCGCCGAAGACCGCATCGAGGTGGTGGCCCCGGCCCGGCTGCGGGCACAGGTGCTCGCCGCGATGCGCGCCGCCCATCCCTACGAAGAACCGGCGTTCGATGTGCTCTCGCTGGTCGCGCTGCCGTCGGGCGTCGGGATCGGGCGGATCGGCACCCTGGCCGAACCGCTGCGGTTCGCCGACTTCGTCGCCCGGGCCGCCACGGTCCTGCCGCAGACGACGTGGGGGGTGCGGGCAGCGGGTGACCCGGACGCTCCGGTGAGCCGGGTGGCGGTGTGCGGTGGCGCCGGCGACTCCCTGCTGGGTGCGGCGGCCGCTGCGGGTGTGGACGTCTACCTGACCGCCGATCTGCGCCACCATCCCGCCGATGAACACCGCCGCGCCAGTGACGTCGCGTTGGTCGACGTCGCGCACTGGGCGAGCGAGTATCCCTGGTGCGCTCAGGCAGCCGCGCTGTTGCGGGCTCATTTCGGAGCGGCGTTGCCGGTCAGCGTCTGCGACCTGCGCACCGACCCGTGGAACATCGAATCAGTGAAAGGCACGTCGTGA
- a CDS encoding cobalamin biosynthesis protein has protein sequence MFARRPARGVGILVAQLADVAFGDPVHGHPVAGFGWCAAALEKLTYRDSRAAGAVHTAVLLGGLAVAGTLVQRGTRGPALAAVTAAATWVALGGTTLGRTGEGVADLLAAGDIDGARALLPSLCGRDPSALDADGLARAALESVAENTSDAHVAPLLWAAAGEVPGVLLYRGVNTLDAMIGHRSPRYVRFGWAAARLDDAANYAAARVAGALVVVCAPLVGGSPTGALRAWRRDAARHPSPNAGVVEATFAGALGVRLGGPTQYHHQLEIRPTLGDGHVPGIEDLRRSVRLSRTVQVAAAVLAVGLTAVGRTGRRACPRR, from the coding sequence GTGTTTGCGCGCAGACCGGCCCGCGGTGTCGGCATCCTGGTGGCCCAGCTCGCCGACGTGGCCTTCGGTGACCCGGTGCACGGCCATCCGGTCGCGGGGTTCGGTTGGTGTGCAGCCGCACTCGAGAAGCTGACCTACCGCGACAGTCGAGCCGCGGGCGCGGTGCATACCGCTGTCCTGCTGGGCGGATTGGCCGTCGCGGGCACGCTGGTGCAACGCGGCACACGCGGACCGGCGCTGGCAGCGGTGACCGCCGCCGCCACGTGGGTGGCACTCGGCGGAACCACGCTGGGCCGCACCGGTGAGGGGGTGGCCGACCTGCTGGCCGCCGGGGACATCGACGGTGCCCGGGCGCTGCTGCCGTCGCTGTGTGGGCGGGACCCGTCCGCACTGGACGCCGACGGCTTGGCCCGTGCTGCCCTGGAGTCGGTGGCGGAGAACACCTCCGACGCGCACGTCGCGCCGCTGTTATGGGCGGCCGCCGGGGAAGTACCGGGCGTCCTGCTGTACCGCGGGGTCAACACATTGGACGCGATGATCGGACACCGCTCGCCGCGCTACGTCCGATTTGGTTGGGCGGCAGCACGTTTGGATGACGCCGCGAACTACGCGGCGGCGCGGGTCGCGGGCGCGCTGGTGGTGGTGTGCGCCCCGCTGGTCGGCGGTTCCCCGACCGGTGCGCTACGCGCGTGGCGCCGCGACGCGGCGCGGCATCCCAGCCCGAACGCCGGTGTGGTGGAGGCGACCTTCGCCGGAGCGCTGGGCGTGCGCCTGGGGGGTCCCACCCAGTACCACCACCAGTTGGAGATCCGCCCGACTTTGGGCGACGGCCACGTCCCGGGCATCGAGGACCTGCGCCGGTCGGTGCGGCTGTCGCGGACGGTTCAGGTCGCCGCGGCGGTGCTCGCGGTCGGTCTCACTGCCGTCGGCCGTACCGGTCGGCGAGCTTGTCCTCGACGGTGA
- a CDS encoding bifunctional RNase H/acid phosphatase: MKVLIEADGGSRGNPGPAGYGCVVWSDDHQTVLAEHGQAIGITTNNVAEYRGLIAGLEEARRLGANEVAVSMDSKLVVEQMCGRWKVKHAAMAELHQQARALASTFDSVTYQWIPREQNSYADQLANEAMDRQAQGTVADPPPAAVAVPPAAWTGNQGAPTRMLLLRHGQTEFSRQRRYSGRGNPELTDAGRRQAESAARYLAERGGVDVVLSSPLKRAYDTASAAATALGLDVTVDADLIETDFGAWEGLTFGEARERDPDLHGRWLRDTGLRPPDGESFNDVEERIRRVRKRIIAEHPGATVLVVSHVTPIKTLLRLALDAGPGILHRLHLDLASLSIAEFYPDGGASVRLVNQTSYLA; encoded by the coding sequence GTGAAGGTACTCATCGAGGCCGACGGCGGGTCACGGGGCAACCCCGGACCGGCGGGCTACGGCTGCGTCGTCTGGTCCGACGATCATCAGACCGTGCTGGCCGAGCATGGGCAGGCCATCGGCATCACCACCAACAACGTCGCCGAATACCGCGGGCTGATCGCGGGCCTGGAGGAGGCCCGTCGGCTCGGCGCCAATGAGGTTGCGGTGTCGATGGATTCGAAGCTCGTGGTTGAGCAGATGTGCGGGCGCTGGAAGGTCAAGCACGCCGCGATGGCCGAACTGCATCAGCAGGCTCGCGCCTTGGCGTCGACCTTCGATTCGGTGACCTATCAGTGGATTCCGCGTGAGCAGAACTCCTATGCTGATCAGCTCGCCAACGAAGCCATGGATCGGCAGGCGCAGGGGACCGTCGCCGACCCGCCGCCCGCGGCGGTCGCCGTGCCGCCCGCGGCCTGGACCGGCAACCAGGGTGCCCCGACCCGCATGCTGCTGCTGCGGCACGGACAGACCGAATTCTCCCGGCAGCGGCGCTATTCCGGCCGCGGAAACCCCGAACTCACCGACGCGGGGCGGCGCCAGGCAGAGTCGGCGGCGCGCTATCTGGCCGAGCGCGGCGGTGTCGACGTGGTGCTCAGCTCGCCGTTGAAACGTGCCTACGACACCGCGTCGGCCGCCGCCACGGCGCTCGGCCTGGACGTGACGGTCGACGCGGATCTGATCGAGACCGACTTCGGGGCGTGGGAAGGTCTGACGTTCGGCGAGGCACGGGAGCGCGACCCCGACCTGCACGGCCGCTGGTTGCGCGACACCGGTCTGCGCCCACCCGACGGGGAGAGCTTCAACGACGTGGAGGAGCGCATCCGGCGGGTTCGCAAGCGGATCATCGCCGAGCATCCGGGCGCCACCGTGCTGGTGGTTTCGCACGTGACGCCGATCAAGACGCTGCTGCGCCTGGCGCTCGACGCCGGGCCCGGCATCCTGCACCGGTTGCATCTGGACTTGGCGTCGCTGAGCATCGCGGAGTTCTATCCCGACGGCGGCGCCTCGGTGCGGCTGGTGAACCAGACGTCATATCTGGCCTGA
- a CDS encoding oxygenase MpaB family protein encodes MTRHPRRVSDLLNPAAVLAPAANVIMQLAHPGVGYGVLESPVDSGNVYKHPIKRARTTGTYLAAATIGTDADRALIRSAVDTAHAKVRSTPASPVSYRAFDPKLQLWVAACLYRYYVDQHEFLYGPLDDEAADAVYADASRLGTTLQVREGMWPADRAAFDEYWKRSLDDLQIDPPVREHLKGVAGMAFMPLPIRETLGRFNLFATAGFLPPEFRAMMRLPWGAGQQRRFEWLLAALRLADRLIPHQAWILGYQLYLWDMRARARRGQRIV; translated from the coding sequence ATGACGCGACACCCGAGGCGAGTCTCGGACTTGCTCAACCCGGCCGCGGTGTTGGCGCCCGCAGCCAACGTCATCATGCAACTGGCTCATCCCGGCGTCGGCTACGGCGTCCTGGAGAGCCCGGTGGACAGCGGCAATGTCTACAAGCATCCGATCAAGCGGGCCCGCACCACCGGCACGTATCTGGCCGCCGCCACGATCGGCACCGACGCCGACCGCGCCCTGATCCGCTCCGCGGTGGACACCGCGCACGCCAAGGTCCGCTCCACGCCGGCCAGTCCGGTGTCCTACCGCGCCTTCGACCCCAAGTTGCAGCTGTGGGTGGCGGCCTGCCTGTACCGCTACTACGTCGACCAACACGAGTTTCTCTACGGCCCACTCGACGACGAGGCAGCCGACGCGGTGTACGCCGACGCCAGCCGGTTGGGAACCACGCTGCAGGTGCGTGAGGGTATGTGGCCTGCCGACCGCGCGGCCTTCGACGAGTACTGGAAGCGCTCGCTGGACGATCTGCAGATCGACCCGCCGGTCCGCGAGCATCTGAAAGGTGTTGCGGGAATGGCGTTCATGCCGTTGCCGATCCGGGAAACGCTGGGCAGGTTCAATCTGTTCGCCACCGCCGGCTTCCTGCCGCCCGAATTCCGGGCGATGATGCGCCTGCCCTGGGGTGCCGGCCAGCAGCGCCGCTTCGAGTGGCTGCTCGCCGCGCTGCGGCTGGCCGACCGACTGATCCCGCACCAGGCCTGGATTCTCGGCTATCAGCTCTATCTGTGGGACATGCGGGCCAGAGCGCGCCGCGGACAGCGGATCGTCTGA
- a CDS encoding NAD(P)/FAD-dependent oxidoreductase: protein MTVEYDCIVVGGGAAGLSAALVLGRARRRTLLVDAGQQSNLPAHGIGGLLGFDGRSPAELYAIGRQELTQYPSVEVITGEVVDGADLDGSFRLHMADGAEFSARRVVLATGVEYRPPYLPGLRELWGRDVFHCPFCHGWEARDQPLAVLANGEKALHATLLIRNWTEDLVLLTDGPADLDAEASALLDKAGARVDTRRVRRLATDGGRLSAVVFTDGSRLERSALMVATTLHQRSKLADQLGAVSHEHGPVMTDPVDVDGLGRTTVPGLFAAGDLCTQAPHVATAIATGSAAATAVVQSLLTEDTGLPFPPRTA, encoded by the coding sequence ATGACCGTTGAGTACGACTGCATCGTGGTCGGCGGCGGCGCCGCGGGCCTGAGCGCCGCCCTGGTGCTGGGCCGCGCACGTCGGCGCACGCTGCTGGTCGATGCGGGCCAGCAGAGCAACCTGCCGGCCCACGGCATCGGCGGCCTGCTCGGCTTCGACGGCCGCTCGCCGGCGGAGCTCTATGCGATCGGTCGCCAGGAGCTGACGCAGTACCCGAGCGTTGAGGTGATCACCGGCGAGGTGGTGGACGGTGCCGACCTCGACGGCAGCTTCCGGCTTCACATGGCCGACGGCGCCGAGTTCTCGGCTCGGCGGGTGGTGCTGGCCACGGGTGTGGAGTACCGCCCGCCCTACCTGCCCGGTCTTCGCGAGCTGTGGGGCAGAGATGTCTTCCACTGCCCGTTCTGCCACGGGTGGGAGGCGCGCGACCAGCCGCTTGCGGTACTGGCCAACGGTGAGAAGGCGTTGCACGCGACGTTGTTGATCCGGAACTGGACCGAGGACCTGGTGTTGTTGACCGACGGGCCGGCCGATCTCGACGCCGAGGCGAGCGCGCTGTTGGACAAGGCAGGCGCGCGCGTCGACACCCGTCGGGTCCGGCGCCTTGCCACCGACGGCGGGCGCCTGTCGGCGGTTGTTTTCACCGACGGGTCGCGGCTGGAGCGCAGCGCCCTGATGGTGGCGACCACCCTGCATCAACGCTCGAAGCTGGCCGACCAGCTCGGGGCGGTGTCGCATGAACACGGCCCGGTGATGACCGATCCCGTCGATGTCGACGGGTTGGGGCGCACCACCGTGCCGGGGCTCTTCGCCGCCGGCGACCTGTGCACGCAGGCACCGCACGTCGCCACGGCAATCGCGACCGGATCAGCGGCGGCCACCGCCGTCGTGCAGAGTCTGCTCACCGAGGACACCGGCCTGCCATTCCCACCGCGCACCGCCTGA
- a CDS encoding low molecular weight protein-tyrosine-phosphatase: MSDTQLLHVTFVCSGNICRSPMAEKMFAHQIDQRGLAHLVRVTSAGTGDWHAGDSADERANAVLRKHGYPTEHCAAQVGEDHLAADLVIALGRNHVRMLTHLGVEPERVRLLRSFDPRSGAHADDVEDPYYGGPTDFEETFTVIEAALPGLHAWVDERLAGEGLTG, translated from the coding sequence GTGTCTGACACACAGCTGCTGCACGTGACGTTCGTGTGCTCGGGCAACATCTGCCGCTCGCCGATGGCCGAGAAAATGTTCGCCCACCAGATCGACCAGCGCGGCCTGGCCCATCTGGTTCGGGTGACCAGCGCCGGCACCGGCGACTGGCATGCCGGTGACAGCGCCGACGAACGCGCCAACGCCGTCCTGCGCAAGCACGGCTACCCGACCGAGCACTGCGCGGCGCAGGTCGGCGAGGACCACCTCGCGGCCGACCTGGTGATCGCGCTGGGGCGCAACCATGTGCGGATGCTGACCCACCTCGGGGTGGAGCCCGAGCGGGTGCGTCTGCTGCGGTCGTTCGACCCGCGTTCGGGCGCGCACGCCGACGACGTCGAGGACCCGTATTACGGCGGGCCGACAGATTTCGAGGAGACGTTCACCGTCATCGAGGCGGCCCTGCCGGGGCTGCATGCCTGGGTGGACGAACGGCTGGCTGGCGAGGGCCTGACCGGCTGA
- a CDS encoding HAD-IA family hydrolase, with protein sequence MTSTASDTRPQLVIFDLDGTLTDSAEGIVASFRHALAAVGAEAPGGDLAGRIVGPPMHQTLAGLGLGERADDAIAAYRADYTSRGWAMNSLFDGIPQLLADLRSAGVRLAVATSKAEPTAQRILEHFGLADHFDVIAGASVDGSRSSKADVLAHALAQLQPLPERLVMVGDRAHDVEGAAEHGIDTVVVGWGYGAADFREPHLAEAAAAHVPTVTALREVLGV encoded by the coding sequence GTGACAAGCACGGCCTCCGACACCCGCCCGCAGTTGGTGATCTTCGATCTCGACGGCACCCTCACCGACTCGGCCGAGGGCATCGTGGCCAGCTTCCGGCACGCACTGGCCGCCGTCGGCGCCGAGGCGCCGGGCGGTGATCTGGCCGGCCGGATCGTCGGCCCGCCGATGCATCAGACCCTGGCCGGCCTCGGCCTCGGTGAGCGCGCCGACGACGCGATCGCGGCCTACCGGGCCGACTACACCAGCCGGGGCTGGGCGATGAACAGCCTGTTCGACGGCATTCCGCAGCTGCTGGCCGACCTGCGCTCGGCGGGGGTGCGGCTGGCCGTCGCGACGTCCAAAGCCGAGCCGACCGCCCAGCGAATCCTCGAGCACTTCGGGCTGGCGGACCATTTCGACGTGATCGCCGGTGCCAGCGTGGACGGCTCCCGGTCGAGCAAGGCCGACGTGCTGGCGCATGCGCTGGCCCAGTTGCAACCGTTGCCCGAGCGGCTGGTGATGGTCGGCGATCGCGCCCATGACGTGGAGGGTGCTGCCGAGCACGGCATCGACACGGTCGTGGTCGGCTGGGGCTATGGCGCCGCCGACTTCCGCGAGCCGCATCTGGCCGAGGCCGCGGCCGCGCATGTCCCGACGGTGACGGCGCTGCGGGAGGTGCTCGGTGTCTGA